In a genomic window of Saccharothrix sp. HUAS TT1:
- the thiD gene encoding bifunctional hydroxymethylpyrimidine kinase/phosphomethylpyrimidine kinase encodes MAVTPPRVLTIAGSDSGGGAGLQADLRTLFACGVHGMTAVTAVTVQNSLGVSGYAELPPEVVAAQVEAVATDIGVDAAKTGMLASAAIVEAVAGALDRVDVGPFVVDPVAASMHGHQLLADDALDALRVLLFPRATLVTPNLDEVRLLTGIEVRSRADQRRAAEALHAMGPRWVLVKGGHLWDDPECLDVLYDGERFVELLGPRYDVKHTHGSGDTLASAIASQLARGADVPAAVRFGKDFVVRSVAAAYPLGAGVGPVSPLWRLEG; translated from the coding sequence ATGGCGGTCACGCCACCGCGGGTCCTCACCATCGCCGGGTCGGACTCCGGCGGTGGTGCGGGCCTGCAGGCCGACCTGCGGACGTTGTTCGCGTGCGGCGTGCACGGGATGACGGCGGTGACGGCGGTGACGGTGCAGAACTCGCTGGGCGTGTCCGGGTACGCCGAGCTGCCGCCGGAGGTGGTGGCGGCGCAGGTGGAGGCGGTGGCGACGGACATCGGGGTGGACGCGGCGAAGACCGGGATGCTGGCGTCGGCGGCGATCGTCGAGGCGGTCGCGGGCGCGCTGGACCGGGTCGACGTCGGGCCGTTCGTGGTCGACCCGGTGGCGGCGTCGATGCACGGGCACCAGCTGCTGGCCGACGACGCGCTGGACGCGCTGCGGGTGCTGCTGTTCCCGCGGGCGACGCTGGTGACGCCGAACCTGGACGAGGTGCGGCTGCTGACCGGGATCGAGGTGCGCAGCCGGGCGGACCAGCGCAGGGCGGCGGAGGCGTTGCACGCGATGGGGCCGCGGTGGGTGCTGGTGAAGGGCGGGCACCTGTGGGACGACCCGGAGTGCCTTGACGTGCTGTACGACGGCGAGCGGTTCGTGGAGCTGCTGGGGCCGCGTTACGACGTCAAGCACACGCACGGCAGCGGGGACACGCTGGCGTCGGCGATCGCGTCGCAGCTGGCGCGGGGCGCGGACGTGCCGGCGGCGGTGCGGTTCGGCAAGGACTTCGTCGTCCGGTCGGTGGCGGCGGCGTACCCGTTGGGCGCCGGGGTCGGCCCGGTGTCGCCGCTGTGGCGGTTGGAGGGGTAG
- a CDS encoding MarR family winged helix-turn-helix transcriptional regulator — MTADQVEDATARLYLAIGRLSRLLRRTGSPGLGPGAVSALATLARCGPMRLGDLAAKEGVAPPTLSRIVAALVEARYVRREPDPQDGRAWLATPTPEGVTMVSGVRSARVRELQRRIEELSPEHRDALVNALPALEVLVGETA, encoded by the coding sequence GTGACGGCCGACCAGGTCGAGGACGCCACCGCCCGGCTGTACCTCGCGATCGGCAGGCTCTCCCGGCTGCTGCGCCGCACCGGGTCGCCCGGCCTCGGACCGGGCGCGGTGTCGGCGCTGGCGACGCTGGCGCGCTGCGGCCCCATGCGGCTGGGCGACCTGGCCGCCAAGGAGGGCGTCGCGCCACCGACCCTGTCCCGCATCGTGGCCGCGCTGGTGGAAGCCCGGTACGTGCGCCGCGAACCGGACCCGCAGGACGGCCGCGCCTGGCTGGCCACCCCCACGCCGGAGGGCGTGACGATGGTGTCGGGGGTGCGGTCGGCCCGGGTGCGGGAGCTGCAGCGGCGGATCGAAGAGCTGAGCCCCGAGCACCGCGACGCCCTCGTCAACGCCCTGCCCGCGCTGGAGGTGCTGGTCGGCGAGACGGCCTGA
- a CDS encoding thiazole synthase — protein MDDPLVIAGREFGSRLVMGTGGAANLAVLERALVASGTELTTVAMRRLDASGGGVLDLLGRLGISALPNTAGCRTAAEAVLTARLAREALGTDWVKLEVVADDQTLLPDPVELLDAAERLVDDGFVVLPYTSDDPVLALRLEQAGCAAVMPLGSPIGTGLGIRNPHNIELIVARASVPVVLDAGVGTASDAALAMELGCSAVLLATAVTRAQDPERMAAAMRAGVEAGRLARLAGRIPKRFWAHASSPAMG, from the coding sequence GTGGACGACCCCCTGGTGATCGCCGGACGGGAGTTCGGCTCGCGCCTGGTCATGGGCACCGGCGGCGCGGCGAACCTGGCGGTGCTGGAACGCGCGCTGGTGGCGTCCGGCACCGAGCTGACCACCGTCGCCATGCGCCGCCTGGACGCCTCGGGCGGCGGCGTGCTCGACCTGCTCGGCCGGCTCGGCATCTCCGCGCTGCCCAACACCGCCGGCTGCCGCACCGCCGCCGAAGCCGTGCTCACCGCCCGGCTCGCCCGCGAAGCGCTGGGCACGGACTGGGTGAAGCTGGAGGTCGTCGCCGACGACCAGACCCTGCTGCCCGACCCGGTCGAACTCCTGGACGCGGCGGAACGGCTGGTCGACGACGGTTTCGTGGTGCTGCCCTACACGTCCGACGACCCGGTGCTGGCGCTGCGCCTGGAACAGGCGGGCTGCGCCGCCGTGATGCCGCTCGGCTCGCCCATCGGCACCGGGCTGGGCATCCGCAACCCGCACAACATCGAGCTGATCGTGGCGCGCGCCTCGGTGCCGGTGGTGCTGGACGCCGGTGTCGGCACGGCGTCCGACGCGGCGCTGGCGATGGAGCTGGGCTGCTCGGCGGTGCTGCTGGCGACGGCCGTCACCAGGGCGCAGGACCCGGAGCGGATGGCCGCGGCCATGCGGGCCGGCGTGGAAGCGGGCAGGTTGGCCCGGCTGGCGGGCCGCATCCCGAAGCGGTTCTGGGCGCACGCGTCGAGTCCGGCGATGGGGTGA
- the thiS gene encoding sulfur carrier protein ThiS has translation MKAKVNGAERDLADGATVAAVLVLLDAPPSGVAVAVDGEVVPRAAWATTTVPDGAVVEVLTAVQGG, from the coding sequence GTGAAGGCGAAGGTCAACGGCGCCGAGCGGGACCTGGCCGACGGCGCCACGGTCGCCGCCGTGCTCGTGCTGCTCGACGCGCCGCCCAGCGGCGTCGCGGTCGCGGTGGACGGCGAGGTCGTGCCGCGCGCGGCGTGGGCCACGACCACCGTGCCCGACGGCGCCGTGGTCGAGGTGCTGACCGCCGTGCAGGGGGGCTGA
- the thiO gene encoding glycine oxidase ThiO, which produces MRVTVLGGGVIGLSAAWYAARAGFPVVVVDHGSPHGGSWVAGGMLAPITEAWPGDEDVLALGVESLALWPEFARELGVELSPAGTLAVAVDRADVEVLDQLRDYLGRRGRSATRLTGRELRALEPGLGSVRSGLSVPGDVAVDNRALLRALRAACEARGVAFTDSAPPEAPGVTVIAAGAWSRDLHPALKDVIRPVKGEILRLSARPGALPPPRHTIRAHVSGRPVYLVPRADGFVLGATQYEAGFDGGVTVGGVRDLLRDAEVVWPGIAEYALTEAAAGFRAGSPDNAPVVDWLEPGVLAATGHHRNGLLLAPVTARRVLTLLREGGNNR; this is translated from the coding sequence GTGCGAGTGACCGTCCTCGGCGGTGGCGTCATCGGCCTGTCCGCCGCCTGGTACGCGGCCCGCGCCGGTTTCCCCGTCGTGGTGGTGGACCACGGCTCGCCGCACGGCGGCTCGTGGGTGGCGGGCGGGATGCTCGCGCCGATCACCGAGGCGTGGCCGGGCGACGAGGACGTGCTGGCGCTCGGCGTCGAGTCGTTGGCGCTGTGGCCGGAGTTCGCCCGCGAGCTGGGCGTGGAGCTGAGCCCGGCCGGGACGCTGGCGGTCGCGGTCGACCGGGCCGACGTCGAGGTGCTGGACCAGCTGCGCGACTACCTGGGGCGCAGGGGCCGGTCCGCGACGAGGTTGACCGGGCGTGAGCTGCGCGCCCTGGAACCCGGCCTCGGGTCCGTCCGAAGTGGACTGTCGGTGCCCGGTGACGTGGCCGTGGACAACCGGGCGCTGCTGCGCGCGTTGCGGGCCGCCTGCGAGGCCCGCGGCGTGGCGTTCACCGACTCGGCCCCTCCCGAGGCCCCCGGGGTCACGGTGATCGCGGCGGGCGCGTGGAGCCGCGACCTGCACCCGGCGCTGAAGGACGTGATCCGGCCGGTGAAGGGCGAGATCCTGCGGCTGTCGGCACGACCGGGCGCGCTGCCGCCACCCCGGCACACGATCCGCGCGCACGTCTCCGGCCGACCCGTGTACCTGGTGCCGCGCGCGGACGGGTTCGTCCTCGGCGCCACCCAGTACGAAGCCGGGTTCGACGGCGGCGTGACCGTCGGCGGCGTGCGGGACCTGCTGCGCGACGCCGAGGTCGTGTGGCCCGGCATCGCCGAGTACGCGCTGACCGAGGCCGCCGCCGGGTTCCGCGCGGGCAGCCCCGACAACGCGCCGGTCGTCGACTGGCTGGAACCCGGCGTGCTGGCCGCCACCGGCCACCACCGCAACGGTCTGCTGCTCGCGCCCGTCACGGCGCGGCGGGTGCTCACCCTGCTCCGCGAAGGAGGGAACAACCGGTGA
- the thiE gene encoding thiamine phosphate synthase: MPGLDGTRIRRRLADARLYLCTPARPDLAEFADAALAGGVDVVQLRDKGLEARQEIAALEVLAEACARHGALLAVNDRADVALAVDADVLHLGQDDLPVPSARRVVGDEVVIGRSTHDVAQARAAAVEDGVDYFCTGPCWPTPTKPGRPAPGLDLVRATAGATARPWFAIGGIDRERLPEVLAAGAERVVVVRAVTEAEDPRAAAAWLKIQLKGVQSSP, encoded by the coding sequence GTGCCAGGACTCGACGGAACGCGGATCAGGCGGCGGCTCGCCGACGCACGGCTCTACCTCTGCACCCCGGCCCGCCCGGACCTCGCCGAGTTCGCGGACGCCGCGCTCGCGGGCGGCGTGGACGTCGTGCAGCTGCGGGACAAGGGCCTGGAAGCCAGGCAGGAGATCGCCGCGCTGGAAGTGCTCGCCGAGGCGTGCGCGCGGCACGGCGCGCTGCTCGCGGTGAACGACCGGGCGGACGTGGCGCTGGCCGTGGACGCCGACGTGCTGCACCTGGGGCAGGACGACCTGCCGGTGCCGTCGGCGCGTCGCGTGGTCGGCGACGAGGTGGTGATCGGCCGGTCGACGCACGACGTCGCCCAGGCGCGGGCGGCGGCCGTCGAGGACGGCGTGGACTACTTCTGCACCGGGCCGTGCTGGCCGACGCCGACCAAGCCGGGACGTCCCGCGCCCGGCCTGGACCTGGTGCGCGCCACCGCGGGCGCGACCGCGCGGCCGTGGTTCGCCATCGGCGGCATCGACCGGGAGCGGCTGCCGGAGGTGCTGGCGGCGGGCGCGGAGCGCGTGGTGGTCGTGCGGGCCGTCACCGAGGCCGAGGACCCCCGCGCCGCGGCGGCATGGTTGAAAATTCAACTAAAGGGCGTACAGTCGTCCCCGTGA
- a CDS encoding dioxygenase: protein MPVLYLGHGAPPLADDERWTGELRSWSATLPRPESILVVSAHWENDPLTLGATTSVPLTYDFWGFPRRYYEVTYEAPGAPELARAVTGLLDRPVARDERRGLDHGAYVPLKEMFPEADVPVLQVSMPSLDPRELFDVGRALAPLRDQGVLIVGSGFMTHNLSCVDLSVGPDYQPPSWSAEFDDWAGRALADGDVDALLDFQRKAPAAGIAHPRTEHFAPLFVSLGASTAQEATTTVDGFWYGLSKRSVQLS from the coding sequence ATGCCTGTGCTGTACCTGGGCCACGGGGCGCCCCCGCTGGCCGACGACGAGCGGTGGACCGGCGAGCTGAGGTCGTGGTCCGCGACGCTGCCGCGACCCGAGTCGATCCTCGTGGTGTCCGCGCACTGGGAGAACGACCCGCTGACGCTGGGCGCGACCACCTCCGTGCCGCTCACGTACGACTTCTGGGGCTTCCCCCGGCGGTACTACGAGGTCACCTACGAGGCGCCGGGCGCGCCCGAGCTGGCCCGCGCGGTCACCGGGCTGCTCGACCGACCGGTGGCGCGCGACGAGCGGCGCGGGCTGGACCACGGCGCGTACGTGCCGCTGAAGGAGATGTTCCCCGAGGCGGACGTCCCGGTGCTGCAGGTGTCCATGCCCAGCCTCGACCCGCGCGAGCTGTTCGACGTCGGGCGCGCGCTGGCGCCGTTGCGCGACCAGGGCGTGCTGATCGTCGGCAGCGGGTTCATGACGCACAACCTGAGCTGCGTGGACCTGTCCGTCGGCCCGGACTACCAGCCGCCGTCGTGGTCCGCCGAGTTCGACGACTGGGCGGGGCGGGCGCTGGCCGACGGCGACGTGGACGCGCTGCTGGACTTCCAGCGCAAGGCGCCCGCCGCCGGCATCGCGCACCCGCGCACCGAGCACTTCGCGCCGCTGTTCGTGTCCCTGGGCGCGAGCACGGCGCAGGAGGCCACCACGACGGTCGACGGCTTCTGGTACGGGCTGTCCAAGCGCTCCGTGCAGCTGTCCTGA
- a CDS encoding S1 family peptidase, with amino-acid sequence MNRTSAVRLATAVLLAAGTATALSVPATADTAAPYGSTPADTESYPAELLQAAQRDLGLNAEQVTARLASDTRAGEIEAAARSAVGAAFAGSWINPSTGKLVVAVADSAKVAAARSAGADAKYVAFSHRQLSGAKSAIDGMTAPKSITGWRVDEQTNSVVVEVNRLQRDAAAESFLATAKTLSPSVRVVEVDQSPTTLYDTRGGDAYYIGSGRCSVGFAVSGGFVTAGHCGRVGNATTGFNRVSQGSFAGSSFPGNDYAWVRTNSNWTSRPWVNRYNGSNVTVTGSTSAAVGAAICRSGSTTGWRCGTVQAKNSTVNYPQGTVSGLTRTNACAEPGDSGGSWVAGSGYSQAQGVTSGGSGNCSSGGTTYFQPVGEILSAYGLSLTRG; translated from the coding sequence ATGAACCGCACGAGTGCGGTCCGCCTTGCCACGGCCGTCCTGCTGGCCGCCGGCACGGCTACAGCTCTCAGCGTACCGGCCACCGCGGACACCGCCGCGCCCTATGGGTCAACCCCGGCCGACACGGAGAGCTACCCGGCCGAGTTGCTCCAAGCGGCGCAACGCGACCTGGGCCTGAACGCCGAACAGGTCACCGCCCGTTTGGCGAGCGACACCCGCGCGGGTGAGATCGAGGCCGCGGCGCGGTCCGCGGTCGGCGCCGCCTTCGCAGGTTCGTGGATCAACCCGTCGACCGGCAAGCTGGTCGTCGCGGTGGCCGACTCGGCGAAGGTGGCCGCGGCGCGGTCCGCGGGCGCCGACGCCAAGTACGTGGCCTTCTCGCACCGGCAGCTGTCCGGCGCGAAGTCGGCGATCGACGGCATGACGGCGCCGAAGTCGATCACCGGCTGGCGGGTCGACGAGCAGACCAACTCGGTCGTCGTCGAGGTCAACCGCCTCCAGCGCGACGCGGCGGCGGAGTCGTTCCTGGCCACGGCCAAGACGCTCAGCCCGTCGGTGCGGGTGGTCGAGGTCGACCAGAGCCCGACGACGCTGTACGACACCCGCGGCGGCGACGCCTACTACATCGGCAGCGGCCGGTGCTCGGTGGGCTTCGCGGTCTCCGGCGGCTTCGTGACCGCGGGCCACTGCGGCCGCGTGGGCAACGCGACGACCGGCTTCAACCGCGTCTCGCAGGGCTCCTTCGCGGGCTCGTCCTTCCCAGGCAACGACTACGCCTGGGTGCGGACGAACTCCAACTGGACCTCGCGCCCGTGGGTCAACCGCTACAACGGCTCCAACGTCACCGTGACCGGCTCCACGTCGGCGGCGGTCGGCGCGGCGATCTGCCGCTCCGGCTCCACCACCGGCTGGCGCTGCGGCACCGTCCAGGCGAAGAACTCGACGGTGAACTACCCGCAGGGCACGGTGTCCGGCCTGACCCGCACGAACGCCTGCGCCGAGCCCGGCGACTCCGGCGGCTCGTGGGTGGCGGGCTCGGGCTACAGCCAGGCCCAGGGCGTGACCTCCGGCGGTTCGGGCAACTGCTCCTCCGGCGGCACGACCTACTTCCAGCCGGTCGGCGAGATCCTGAGCGCCTACGGGTTGAGCCTGACCCGCGGCTGA
- a CDS encoding threonine/serine dehydratase: MDLVTISDIRAAAERIAGAATRTPLLRFDDRLWLKPESLQPVGAFKIRGAHNALARLPEAVRARGVVAYSSGNHAQAVAYSAKLFGVPAVIVVPEDTPRVKVEATRSHGAEVVQVPTAERESRAAELVAERGATLIPPFDHPDVIAGQGTIGLEVIADLPDVETVLAPVSGGGLISGVAAAVKALSPSTRVVGVEPELAGDAAASLRAGALVRWPAEDRARTVADGLRAEPSELTFAHMTAHVDDVVTVSEEQIGAAVGLLARRARLVVEPSGAVAFAAHLARPAGRTVAVLSGGNVDPEVLARYL, translated from the coding sequence ATGGACCTCGTCACGATCTCCGACATCCGGGCCGCCGCCGAGCGCATCGCGGGCGCGGCGACCCGCACACCGCTGCTGCGGTTCGACGACCGGCTGTGGCTCAAGCCGGAGAGCCTGCAACCCGTCGGCGCGTTCAAGATCCGCGGCGCGCACAACGCCCTGGCGCGGCTGCCCGAGGCCGTGCGGGCGCGCGGCGTCGTCGCGTACTCCAGCGGCAACCACGCGCAGGCCGTCGCGTACTCGGCGAAGCTGTTCGGCGTGCCCGCGGTGATCGTGGTGCCCGAGGACACGCCGCGGGTGAAGGTCGAGGCGACCCGCTCGCACGGCGCCGAGGTGGTCCAGGTGCCGACGGCCGAGCGGGAGTCGCGGGCCGCCGAGCTGGTGGCCGAGCGCGGCGCGACGCTCATCCCGCCGTTCGACCACCCCGACGTCATCGCCGGTCAGGGCACCATCGGGCTGGAGGTGATCGCCGACCTGCCGGACGTGGAGACGGTGCTGGCGCCGGTCAGCGGCGGCGGGCTGATCTCCGGCGTGGCGGCCGCGGTGAAGGCGCTGAGCCCGTCGACGCGGGTGGTCGGGGTGGAGCCGGAGCTGGCCGGTGACGCGGCCGCGTCGCTGCGGGCGGGCGCCCTGGTCCGGTGGCCCGCCGAGGACCGGGCCCGGACCGTCGCCGACGGGCTGCGGGCCGAGCCGTCCGAGCTGACGTTCGCGCACATGACCGCCCACGTGGACGACGTCGTGACGGTGTCCGAGGAACAGATCGGGGCGGCCGTCGGGCTGCTCGCCCGCCGGGCCAGGCTGGTGGTGGAGCCCAGCGGCGCGGTCGCCTTCGCCGCGCACCTCGCCCGGCCCGCCGGGCGGACCGTCGCCGTGCTGTCCGGCGGGAACGTCGACCCCGAGGTGCTCGCCCGGTACCTCTGA
- a CDS encoding MFS transporter translates to MTETVVWGTGRAKAVLATTILGSGMAMLDSTIVNVALPRIGAELAASVAGLQWILDGYLLALASLILVAGSLGDRYGRRRVFTFGVLWFGAASLLCGLAPTTELLVLARILQGVGGALLTPGSLAILQSVFARADRGRAIGAWSGLAGVATAIGPLLGGLLVQAWSWRLAFLINLPVAAVCVWLARRYVPESRDEALTGHPNIGESVVGALGLAGVTGALVEAPVRGADALVVTSAAVGVACLVAFVVLQRRGRDPLVPPALFADRTFVLANALTFLVYAALGGVMVLMVLQLQVSLGYSPTASGLASVPITIIMLVLSARSGNLAQRIGPRAQLVGGPVLIGVGMLLLRRVEPGAGYWTGVLPGLLVFGLGLAAVVAPVTATVLAAAPDRYAGVASGVNNAVARTGSLVAVAVLPAVAGLTGAQYADPTALTEGWRTALLVCAVASIAGGLLAIGTDNDVLKAAPETPERHSCGVDGPPARVPD, encoded by the coding sequence GTGACGGAGACCGTTGTCTGGGGCACCGGACGTGCCAAGGCCGTGCTGGCCACGACCATCCTCGGCTCGGGCATGGCGATGCTCGACAGCACGATCGTCAACGTCGCCCTGCCCCGCATCGGCGCCGAGCTGGCGGCCTCCGTCGCCGGCCTGCAGTGGATCCTCGACGGCTACCTCCTGGCCCTCGCCTCGCTGATCCTGGTCGCGGGCTCCCTGGGCGACCGCTACGGCCGCCGCCGGGTGTTCACGTTCGGCGTGCTCTGGTTCGGCGCGGCCTCGTTGTTGTGCGGGCTCGCGCCGACGACGGAGCTGCTGGTCCTCGCCCGCATCCTGCAGGGCGTCGGCGGGGCGCTGCTCACGCCCGGGTCGCTGGCCATCCTCCAGTCGGTGTTCGCCCGCGCCGACCGCGGCCGGGCCATCGGCGCCTGGTCCGGGCTCGCGGGCGTCGCCACGGCGATCGGCCCGCTGCTGGGCGGCCTGCTGGTGCAGGCGTGGTCGTGGCGGCTCGCGTTCCTGATCAACCTGCCGGTCGCGGCGGTCTGCGTGTGGCTGGCCCGCCGGTACGTGCCCGAGTCCCGCGACGAAGCCCTCACCGGCCACCCGAACATCGGCGAGTCGGTCGTCGGCGCGCTCGGCCTGGCGGGCGTCACCGGCGCGCTGGTCGAAGCGCCGGTGCGCGGCGCGGACGCCCTGGTCGTCACGTCGGCCGCGGTCGGTGTCGCGTGCCTGGTGGCGTTCGTCGTGCTGCAGCGCCGCGGCCGCGACCCGCTCGTGCCGCCCGCGCTGTTCGCCGATCGGACGTTCGTGCTGGCCAACGCCCTGACGTTCCTCGTCTACGCCGCCCTCGGCGGGGTCATGGTGCTGATGGTCCTGCAGCTGCAGGTGTCGCTGGGCTACTCGCCGACCGCGTCCGGCCTGGCGAGCGTCCCGATCACGATCATCATGCTGGTCCTGTCGGCGCGCTCCGGGAACCTCGCCCAGCGGATCGGGCCGCGCGCCCAACTCGTCGGAGGACCGGTCCTGATCGGCGTCGGCATGCTCCTGCTGCGCCGGGTCGAGCCGGGCGCCGGCTACTGGACCGGCGTGCTGCCCGGCCTGCTCGTCTTCGGCCTCGGCCTGGCGGCGGTGGTGGCGCCGGTGACGGCGACCGTGCTGGCCGCCGCGCCCGACCGGTACGCGGGGGTCGCCTCGGGCGTCAACAACGCCGTCGCCCGCACCGGCAGCCTGGTCGCGGTGGCCGTGCTGCCCGCCGTGGCGGGCCTGACCGGCGCCCAGTACGCCGACCCGACCGCGCTCACCGAGGGCTGGCGGACGGCCCTGCTGGTGTGCGCGGTGGCGTCGATCGCCGGCGGCCTGCTGGCCATCGGCACGGACAACGACGTGCTCAAGGCCGCGCCGGAGACCCCCGAGCGCCACAGCTGCGGCGTCGACGGCCCGCCGGCGCGGGTGCCCGACTGA
- a CDS encoding GntR family transcriptional regulator, translated as MLETSPATGVDARTRAQREPKYWGLKRHLLDLLRALPPGSPIPTERSLAAEFDVSRTTVRQALAELTVEGRLLRVQGKGTFAAEPKVAQRLQLSSYTEDMKAQGRQPSSRLIEASEMPAEAELARLLGVRAGAKVLRLHRLRLADGEPMAIETTHLALGRFRGLRRYLAPGASLYQVLRERFGVEMGHAEETIETALASPEEAELLGADIGLPMLLLSRHSFDTEGNPVEWVRSVYRGDRYKFVATLNRPAG; from the coding sequence ATGCTCGAGACGAGCCCTGCGACTGGCGTGGACGCCAGGACTCGCGCGCAGCGCGAGCCGAAGTACTGGGGACTCAAGCGGCATCTGCTCGACCTCCTGCGCGCGTTGCCGCCCGGATCGCCGATCCCGACGGAACGCTCGCTGGCGGCGGAGTTCGACGTGTCGCGCACGACGGTGCGGCAAGCGCTTGCCGAACTGACCGTGGAGGGTCGGTTGCTGCGCGTGCAGGGGAAGGGGACGTTCGCCGCCGAACCCAAGGTGGCGCAACGGCTCCAGCTGTCGTCGTACACAGAGGACATGAAAGCGCAGGGCAGGCAGCCCTCGTCACGGCTGATCGAGGCGTCGGAGATGCCCGCCGAGGCCGAGCTGGCCAGGCTGCTGGGCGTCCGGGCGGGCGCGAAGGTGCTGCGCCTGCACCGGCTGAGGCTGGCCGACGGCGAGCCGATGGCGATCGAGACGACCCACCTGGCCCTGGGCCGGTTCCGCGGCCTGCGCCGCTACCTCGCGCCGGGCGCGTCGCTGTACCAGGTGCTGCGGGAGCGGTTCGGCGTCGAGATGGGACACGCCGAGGAGACCATCGAGACGGCGCTCGCGTCACCGGAGGAGGCCGAGCTGCTGGGCGCGGACATCGGCCTGCCGATGCTGCTGCTGTCGCGGCACTCGTTCGACACGGAGGGCAACCCGGTGGAGTGGGTGCGCTCGGTGTACCGGGGCGACCGGTACAAGTTCGTGGCCACCCTGAACCGCCCGGCGGGCTAG
- a CDS encoding sugar ABC transporter substrate-binding protein translates to MKGWRGLAVGAAALAVAVAGCGTSSDGGGSGNSGEPKTLTVWLMDGSAPTTLTDALNKEFQDSHPGVTVKYEIQKWGGIQEKLTTALTSNNPPDVIELGNTQTAKFAAEETLLDLSADAADLNGDQWLGGLKDSLTWDGKQYGLPFYAANRTVIYRTDLFEAAGITAAPTSRDEWVAAIEKLKTANAADPDFQPLYLPGQSWYVLLSFIWDEGGDVAKPQGSAWAGALDTPQAKAGLEFYKKLVDTSGTKAPKDADEATPQQMEVFGTGKVGMMIGLPWELAGAVKANPDLKEKTAAFPIPSKTAGKTAPVFLGGSNLAIPAGSKNSDLAKEYLKLLSSKKYQDMLAEGGSVPGTSTDTSKLSTNPLGKALAESAPNGKVTPTTPAWAAVEAGQNPLKDMLTAYLTGAKPLDQATGDANAALSKTLGG, encoded by the coding sequence GTGAAGGGCTGGAGAGGACTGGCCGTAGGTGCCGCCGCACTCGCGGTGGCCGTGGCCGGATGTGGCACGAGCTCCGACGGCGGCGGCAGCGGCAACTCCGGAGAACCCAAGACGCTGACGGTGTGGTTGATGGACGGCTCGGCGCCGACCACCCTCACCGACGCGCTGAACAAGGAGTTCCAGGACTCGCACCCCGGCGTCACCGTCAAGTACGAGATCCAGAAGTGGGGCGGCATCCAGGAGAAGCTGACCACCGCTCTGACCAGCAACAACCCGCCGGACGTCATCGAGCTGGGCAACACCCAGACGGCGAAGTTCGCGGCCGAGGAGACGCTGCTCGACCTCAGCGCCGACGCCGCCGACCTCAACGGCGACCAGTGGCTCGGCGGCCTCAAGGACTCGCTGACCTGGGACGGCAAGCAGTACGGCCTGCCGTTCTACGCCGCGAACCGCACGGTCATCTACCGGACCGACCTGTTCGAGGCCGCGGGCATCACCGCCGCGCCGACGTCGCGTGACGAGTGGGTCGCCGCGATCGAGAAGCTGAAGACGGCCAACGCGGCCGACCCGGACTTCCAGCCCCTCTACCTGCCCGGCCAGTCCTGGTACGTGCTGCTGTCGTTCATCTGGGACGAGGGCGGCGACGTGGCCAAGCCGCAGGGCTCCGCCTGGGCGGGCGCGCTGGACACCCCGCAGGCGAAGGCCGGCCTGGAGTTCTACAAGAAGCTGGTCGACACCTCGGGCACCAAGGCCCCGAAGGACGCCGACGAGGCCACTCCGCAGCAGATGGAGGTCTTCGGCACGGGCAAGGTCGGCATGATGATCGGTCTGCCGTGGGAGCTGGCGGGCGCGGTCAAGGCCAACCCGGACCTGAAGGAGAAGACCGCGGCGTTCCCGATCCCGTCGAAGACCGCGGGCAAGACCGCCCCGGTGTTCCTCGGCGGCTCGAACCTCGCCATCCCGGCCGGCAGCAAGAACAGCGACCTGGCCAAGGAGTACCTGAAGCTGCTGTCCTCGAAGAAGTACCAGGACATGCTGGCCGAGGGCGGCTCGGTGCCCGGCACCTCGACCGACACCTCGAAGCTGTCCACCAACCCGCTGGGCAAGGCGCTGGCCGAGTCCGCCCCGAACGGCAAGGTCACCCCGACCACGCCGGCCTGGGCCGCGGTCGAGGCGGGCCAGAACCCGCTCAAGGACATGCTGACCGCGTACCTGACCGGCGCGAAGCCGCTGGACCAGGCGACGGGCGACGCCAACGCGGCGCTGTCGAAGACGCTGGGCGGCTGA